Proteins encoded within one genomic window of Labrys wisconsinensis:
- a CDS encoding carbohydrate ABC transporter permease: MRSSRRQIGPAALTFLVAGAMCFPILWTFFTGFKNEPDAIAMPPTVFVPLTLEHYEGALTGNYPHYLANTLIAVVGSILAAFALGLPAAYKLAFFPGRKANDILFFALSTRFMPGVAVIVPIFLLYAKTGLIDSLTGLVIMYTTLNIPIVIWLMRSFFKDIPYELVEAALMEGAGHRAIFFELVLPLAKAGLATTTFLLLILTWNEFFFAVNLSGHGAATLPVYMASFFTSEGQSWARMSAAAILAVLPVLAVGWIASRALIKGTLSGAVK; encoded by the coding sequence ATGCGGTCCTCGCGACGCCAGATCGGGCCGGCGGCCCTGACCTTCCTGGTCGCCGGCGCCATGTGCTTCCCGATCCTCTGGACGTTCTTCACCGGGTTCAAGAACGAGCCGGATGCGATTGCGATGCCGCCGACGGTGTTCGTGCCGCTGACCCTGGAACATTATGAAGGCGCATTGACCGGGAACTATCCGCACTATCTGGCCAACACGTTGATCGCGGTGGTCGGCTCGATCCTCGCCGCCTTCGCCCTCGGACTGCCCGCGGCCTACAAGCTCGCCTTCTTTCCCGGTCGGAAGGCGAACGACATCCTGTTTTTCGCGCTCTCGACACGCTTCATGCCGGGCGTCGCCGTCATCGTGCCGATCTTCCTGCTCTATGCCAAGACAGGACTGATCGACAGTTTGACCGGCCTCGTGATCATGTATACGACGCTGAACATTCCCATCGTCATCTGGCTCATGCGGTCCTTCTTCAAGGACATTCCCTACGAGCTGGTCGAAGCCGCCCTGATGGAGGGCGCAGGTCATCGTGCAATCTTTTTCGAGCTTGTCCTGCCGCTCGCAAAGGCGGGCCTGGCGACGACGACGTTCCTTCTGCTCATCCTGACCTGGAACGAGTTCTTCTTCGCGGTGAACCTCTCGGGTCACGGCGCAGCGACGCTGCCCGTCTACATGGCGTCGTTCTTCACGTCGGAAGGGCAGAGCTGGGCCCGGATGTCGGCAGCGGCGATCCTGGCGGTGCTGCCCGTCCTCGCCGTCGGATGGATCGCCTCCCGCGCCCTGATCAAGGGCACGCTGTCCGGAGCGGTGAAATGA
- a CDS encoding sugar kinase, which translates to MTARVMCVGGAVIDLIYEVDALPSQDGKMLALSYRESGGGMAANAAVIVARLGGEAAWCGRLGDDDKGRRILDGLRQEKVDVRHARLVAGVQSSHSIVLVDGEGNRAIIIYRSDAFEPDTTWLPISSILQADAIVADNRWVEGASLVLSAARQHGKPAVLDADTATDRATLTAVRAASHAIFSTPGLAGLYGTPNPGEGLRQASRDCPFVAVTMGGSGVMWIDSGGMARSMPAFPIGAVETVGAGDIFHGAFALALVETRDEVAALRFASATAALKCMGRGGRASFPDRAAVEKFLNQHPPEARA; encoded by the coding sequence ATGACGGCGCGGGTCATGTGCGTCGGCGGCGCGGTGATCGACCTCATCTATGAGGTCGACGCCCTGCCTTCGCAGGACGGGAAGATGCTTGCCCTCTCCTATCGCGAGAGCGGCGGCGGCATGGCGGCCAACGCCGCCGTGATTGTCGCCCGCCTCGGCGGCGAGGCAGCCTGGTGCGGGCGGCTCGGCGACGACGACAAGGGACGCCGGATCCTTGACGGCCTTCGGCAGGAGAAGGTCGACGTGCGCCACGCGCGGCTCGTGGCTGGGGTCCAGTCGTCTCATTCCATCGTCCTCGTCGATGGCGAGGGCAACCGGGCCATCATCATCTATCGTTCCGACGCCTTCGAGCCCGATACGACGTGGCTGCCGATCTCGAGCATCCTCCAGGCCGACGCGATCGTCGCCGACAACCGCTGGGTCGAGGGCGCCAGCCTGGTTCTTTCGGCGGCGCGCCAACACGGCAAGCCCGCGGTTCTCGACGCGGACACGGCGACGGACAGGGCGACGCTGACCGCAGTCAGGGCGGCCTCCCACGCGATCTTTTCGACGCCAGGATTAGCCGGCCTGTACGGCACCCCGAATCCCGGCGAAGGCCTTCGCCAGGCGTCCCGGGACTGTCCCTTCGTAGCGGTGACCATGGGCGGCTCGGGCGTGATGTGGATCGACAGCGGCGGCATGGCGCGGTCGATGCCCGCCTTTCCAATCGGCGCGGTCGAGACAGTCGGAGCCGGGGATATTTTCCACGGCGCCTTCGCGCTGGCTCTCGTCGAAACCCGCGACGAAGTGGCCGCGCTCCGCTTCGCCTCCGCCACCGCCGCACTCAAGTGCATGGGAAGGGGTGGGCGGGCGAGCTTTCCCGACCGTGCGGCAGTCGAGAAATTCCTGAACCAGCATCCGCCCGAAGCAAGGGCATAG
- a CDS encoding cyclase family protein — MPENSVDALGALIRQMRSVDLAPKLERGIPKFPTHPHMVIDPTVVHRRDGYYCQSISMAEHTGCHCDAPAHIHADRMHETIETFPADCLISTARVYDFSGRDWQPGEMLTRADILDFETEHGAPAGPGDIALVNFGWLKRYWHVDERAHFYAKNQPGMDEGVASLFRERGVRAVGADTIACEIATVDGVLGDDPGHGRHWLPHGILILECVARMELLPRSCFLFAAPLPIENGSGSPLRPVAFF; from the coding sequence ATGCCCGAAAACTCGGTCGATGCCCTGGGAGCGCTCATCCGGCAGATGCGATCGGTCGATCTCGCGCCGAAGCTCGAGCGCGGAATACCGAAGTTTCCCACGCACCCGCACATGGTGATCGACCCGACCGTGGTCCACAGGCGGGACGGATACTATTGCCAGTCGATCTCGATGGCCGAGCACACGGGCTGCCACTGCGATGCTCCCGCCCATATCCACGCCGACCGCATGCATGAGACGATCGAAACGTTCCCGGCCGACTGCCTCATCTCGACCGCCAGGGTCTACGACTTCTCGGGTCGGGATTGGCAGCCGGGGGAAATGCTGACCCGGGCCGACATCCTCGATTTCGAGACAGAGCACGGAGCACCGGCAGGCCCCGGCGACATTGCACTCGTCAATTTCGGCTGGCTGAAGCGCTACTGGCACGTCGATGAGCGCGCTCACTTCTATGCGAAGAACCAGCCAGGCATGGACGAGGGCGTGGCGAGCCTATTCCGCGAGCGCGGGGTCCGGGCGGTCGGCGCGGACACCATTGCCTGCGAGATCGCCACCGTCGACGGAGTCCTCGGCGACGACCCGGGTCACGGCCGCCACTGGCTGCCCCATGGAATCCTGATCCTGGAATGCGTCGCGCGGATGGAGCTGCTGCCCCGCAGCTGCTTCCTGTTCGCGGCTCCGCTACCCATCGAGAACGGTTCGGGGTCGCCGCTGCGGCCCGTCGCGTTCTTCTGA
- a CDS encoding SDR family NAD(P)-dependent oxidoreductase: protein MTNTPSFSVAGKTVLITGGSGGIGGAFAKAFLDHGASVIVADLVMPKGTIDQRIRYEILDVREDAGVEDLAGRVGTLDVVIHCAGRLVRWEEYRPEVFKEIIDIHLVGNLRLANAFRPHLKATKGCLINIGSMYSFFGAPQVPAYAAAKTAIVSLTKSLAISFAADGIRVNAIAPGWIKTEISRGGRENPEFNAKVVARIPGGEWAEPEDLAGTAIFLASAASSLINGVTIPVDGGYLAS, encoded by the coding sequence ATGACAAACACGCCGAGCTTCAGCGTCGCGGGCAAGACCGTGCTCATCACCGGTGGTTCCGGGGGGATCGGGGGTGCCTTTGCCAAGGCGTTCCTCGACCATGGCGCGAGCGTGATCGTCGCTGACCTGGTGATGCCCAAGGGCACTATCGACCAGCGCATCCGCTACGAGATCCTCGACGTGCGCGAAGACGCAGGCGTCGAGGATCTCGCCGGGAGGGTCGGCACGCTCGACGTGGTCATCCACTGCGCCGGTCGCCTGGTTCGCTGGGAGGAGTACAGGCCCGAGGTCTTCAAGGAGATCATCGACATCCATCTCGTCGGGAACCTCAGGCTGGCGAACGCTTTCCGCCCCCACCTGAAGGCGACCAAGGGCTGCCTGATCAACATCGGCTCGATGTATTCGTTCTTCGGAGCGCCGCAGGTTCCGGCCTACGCGGCGGCCAAGACGGCGATCGTCTCGCTTACCAAGTCCCTCGCGATCTCGTTCGCGGCCGACGGCATAAGGGTCAACGCGATCGCCCCCGGGTGGATCAAGACTGAAATCAGCCGCGGGGGGCGGGAGAACCCGGAGTTCAATGCCAAAGTCGTCGCCCGCATTCCCGGCGGCGAGTGGGCGGAGCCGGAGGACCTGGCGGGTACGGCCATCTTCCTCGCCTCCGCGGCGTCATCCCTTATCAACGGCGTGACCATTCCGGTCGACGGCGGCTACCTGGCGAGCTGA